One Vitis vinifera cultivar Pinot Noir 40024 chromosome 8, ASM3070453v1 genomic window carries:
- the LOC100265688 gene encoding cationic amino acid transporter 2, vacuolar gives MGVGGDFDSQKRGSRGFKGLMRRKLVDSARKEVDGGHKLAKELSVTHLIAIGVGSTIGAGVYILVGTVAREHSGPALTISFLIAGIAAALSAFCYAELSSRCPSAGSAYHYSYICVGESVAWLIGWALILEYTVGGSAVARGISPNLALLFGGGDLPAFIARQYIPALDIVVDPCAAILVFIVTGLLCVGIKESTVAQAIVTTGNVCAMMFVVIAGGYLGFKTGWAGYELPTGYFPFGVDGMLAGSATVFFAYIGFDSVASTAEEVKNPQRDLPLGIGAALSISCILYMLVSVVIVGLVPYYSMDPDTPISTAFASHGMKWAAYIITIGAVTALCSTLMGSLLPQPRILMAMARDGLLPSFFSDLNRRTQVPVKATIVTGIGAATLAFFMDVSQLAGMVSVGTLLAFTMVACSVLILRYVPPDEVPLTPSHQESIDTVSLQHSSSNQKIDEENSKVCAGPSNEITRPLIAKEGASADPVVVKNVVLDRYIIDENMRRKIAGWTIMLTCVGVVLLTSAASYVNLPSFPRYMFCGIGGALLLSGLIVLTCIDQDDARHNFGHSGGFICPFVPLLPIACILINVYLLVNLGSATWTRVSIWLGIGVLVYGFYGRRHSSLQNAVYVPAADVDEIYGSSSDCLA, from the exons ATGGGTGTGGGTGGTGATTTTGATTCACAGAAGAGGGGTTCAAGGGGATTCAAAGGATTGATGAGGAGAAAGCTGGTTGATTCTGCCAGAAAGGAGGTGGATGGTGGTCATAAATTGGCCAAGGAATTATCTGTGACCCATCTTATTGCTATTG GAGTTGGGTCAACAATTGGGGCTGGTGTTTATATCCTAGTTGGAACTGTGGCAAGGGAGCATTCAGGGCCTGCACTCACAATTTCATTTCTAATAGCTGGAATAGCAGCTGCACTTTCAGCCTTTTGCTATGCAGAGCTTTCTAGTCGTTGCCCATCTGCCGGGAGTGCCTACCATTATTCCTACATATGTGTTGGTGAAAG TGTTGCTTGGTTGATTGGTTGGGCATTGATTCTGGAATATACAGTTGGTGGTTCAGCAGTTGCACGCGGCATATCCCCAAATCTG GCCTTGCTGTTTGGAGGTGGGGATCTACCTGCTTTTATAGCCCGTCAGTATATTCCAGCGCTTGATATTGTGGTTGACCCATGTGCagcaattttagtttttattgtcACTGGGCTCTTGTGTGTGGGAATCAAGGAG AGTACAGTTGCACAAGCCATTGTCACAACGGGAAATGTATGTGCCATGATGTTTGTCGTAATAGCTGGTGGATATCTTGGTTTCAAGACTGGATGGGCTGGATATGAACTTCCTACTGG GTATTTTCCTTTTGGAGTAGATGGTATGCTGGCTGGGTCTGCAACAGTCTTCTTTGCATACATTGGTTTTGATTCTGTTGCCAGCACAGCTGAGGAG GTGAAGAATCCCCAGCGAGATTTGCCACTGGGTATTGGTGCTGCACTGTCGATATCCTGCATACTATATATGTTGGTCTCTGTTGTCATTGTTGGTCTGGTGCCCTATTATTCAATGGATCCTGACACCCCCATCTCCACTGCATTTGCTAGCCATGGGATGAAATGGGCAGC GTACATAATAACTATTGGAGCTGTTACTGCTCTCTGCTCAACATTGATGGGTTCACTCCTCCCTCAG CCGCGAATCCTGATGGCAATGGCTAGAGATGGATTGCTGCCGTCATTTTTTTCAGATCTCAACAGGCGCACACAAGTTCCTGTCAAGGCCACAATAGTAACTGGTATTGGGGCTGCAACTCTGGCTTTCTTTATGGATGTTTCACAATTGGCAGGAATG GTCAGTGTGGGCACACTTCTTGCCTTCACCATGGTAGCATGTTCTGTGTTAATACTCCGATATGTTCCACCCGATGAAGTGCCACTCACACCATCACATCAGGAATCAATTGATACAGTTTCATTACAACATAGCAGTAGCAACCAGAAGATTGATGAGGAAAATTCCAAAGTTTGTGCTGGCCCCTCTAATGAGATTACTCGACCTTTAATCGCTAAAGAGGGAGCATCAGCTGATCCTGTTGTTGTAAAAAATGTAGTTCTAGACAGAT ACATAATAGATGAAAACATGAGGCGAAAAATTGCTGGCTGGACCATAATGCTGACATGTGTAGGAGTGGTTCTCCTTACATCTGCTGCTTCGTATGTGAACCTTCCCAG CTTTCCTCGTTACATGTTTTGTGGAATCGGTGGTGCTTTACTTTTATCTGGTCTGATAGTGCTCACCTGTATAGATCAAGATGATGCAAGGCACAACTTTGGGCATTCAGGAG GTTTCATTTGCCCATTCGTCCCACTCCTACCTATTGCCTGCATTCTCATCAACGTCTACTTATTGGTGAATCTTGG ATCTGCTACCTGGACCCGGGTTTCTATATGGTTGGGGATAGGAGTGCTCGTTTATGGATTCTATGGGCGAAGACACAGCTCACTGCAGAATGCAGTTTATGTACCAGCAGCTGATGTGGATGAAATCTATGGAAGCTCTTCAGACTGCTTAGCTTAG